Proteins encoded by one window of Cydia fagiglandana chromosome Z, ilCydFagi1.1, whole genome shotgun sequence:
- the LOC134678844 gene encoding uncharacterized protein LOC134678844, which translates to MNDPGLFSPRSSACSSPVPVALPERQSILILGLNGTLEGTPLEIRPSVQPTIQQITPVRPPTIPATPVQPPQPPQALQDYNREGYFEPKLVRNKQIQPRCWELLLCSGKCTLSQYRKKKCGGCQGTRQALVSWRALQQRQRLPHIALNKRHSTSQKA; encoded by the exons ATGAATGACCCCGGACTGTTCTCTCCAAGGTCCAGCGCATGCAGCAGCCCAGTGCCAGTAGCTTTGCCTGAAAGGCAAAGTATATTAATTCTAGGACTAAATGGAACTCTTGAG ggtACTCCATTAGAGATCAGACCAAGTGTACAGCCCACTATACAACAGATCACACCTGTGCGACCACCTACGATACCGGCCACACCTGTGCAGCCTCCACAGCCTCCACAGGCGTTGCAAGATTATAATAGGGAAGGATACTTCGAACCAAAG TTGGTGAGGAACAAGCAAATTCAACCGCGTTGCTGGGAATTGTTGCTTTGCTCCGGCAAATGCACACTATCGCAGTACCGAAAAAAAAAGTGTGGAGGCTGTCAAGGCACGAGGCAAGCACTGGTTTCCTGGCGCGCGTTGCAGCAGCGTCAGAGATTGCCACATATTGCCCTCAACAAGAGGCATTCAACCTCTCAAAAGGCATAG